In Novipirellula artificiosorum, the genomic window ACGGACCGACCGGCCGGGCGCTGATCGAACAGTTCGCCGGCAACCCGCACGCGATTCTTGCGGTGGGCGAGGAAGCCTTCTACGCACGAATGAAAGCTTGCAGCAAACACACCAAGAAGGCGACACTGAAAAAGCTGTGGCGAGCAGCCAACGATACAGCAAACACCCAAAAGGATGACTTGGCCGCCACACTTGCAGAAATCCGAGCCACCGCCGTGCAGCAACTTTACTCGGAAATCACGGCATTTTTGCTGCAGCAACAACAATTCGAAAGTCAAATGCAAGCGTTTTACCTGGAGCTTCAATCTTCCGATCCGCGGTTGCCTGCCCCACGCAAGGGAGTCGTCACGCTTCGGATGCTTTCGCGTTTGGTCGCCGAGATCGGACCGCCGGACGATTTCCGCACGCTCTCGCAGCTGATGCGTTATGCAGGATTGAACTTGTGCGAACGTCAAAGTGGCAAATGGCGAGGCCGGACGACGATCAGCCGTCGCGGCCGAAGTGAACTACGTTACGTACTGAACTTGATGGCGATTCCGCTGGTCGGTCGGCGGAAGCTTTTTGGCGACTACTACTGGAAGAAGAAGGACACCGACAAGATGCCGGGGCAGAAGGCGAATGTTAGCGTAATGCGAAAGATCTTGAAAATGTTTTACGGTTGGTACAAGAGCGGCGAGCCATTCGATCCGAGTCGCGTCTTTGTGATGGCAAGCGAGCACACCAAAGCGGCCTAGGCGAAACGAGCAGCAGCAATCACCTTTGGGATGACGAAACCTAGGGAGGAACCACTTCGAATCAGACGAATGAACCTTGGCGACCGGTGATGACCACCATGACATTATCAGTTGGCATCCGTCCAACATGATCGGTGCACATTGACCAGGCGAGTGAGCCTGTGTCCTGTCACACCGGTCGCTTTTATCCTTCAACATGGCCAATGAGTAAGATCAAGTGATTGCTCCGAAAGAGAGCCAAAATGCGAACT contains:
- a CDS encoding transposase yields the protein MSKSTLLDQQNQNISDAVRIVNVAFDVGSDSLDWAMELSGKSISGQCENNSSDIRTTLEDIRNEVKQHGDCQIRVLCESTGIYHRRLLQLADELGMRTALVHGEAVAKFRTIQFADHGKTDQRDPKAALTVAKFGKLIKNRKLDKHYAQLRELHRLVLRCEARIKIAKCELHADLRNLFADLRLDKSVLYGPTGRALIEQFAGNPHAILAVGEEAFYARMKACSKHTKKATLKKLWRAANDTANTQKDDLAATLAEIRATAVQQLYSEITAFLLQQQQFESQMQAFYLELQSSDPRLPAPRKGVVTLRMLSRLVAEIGPPDDFRTLSQLMRYAGLNLCERQSGKWRGRTTISRRGRSELRYVLNLMAIPLVGRRKLFGDYYWKKKDTDKMPGQKANVSVMRKILKMFYGWYKSGEPFDPSRVFVMASEHTKAA